DNA from Streptomyces sp. Edi4:
CCGCTCGTGCTCATCTGCGTCCTGCGGGAGGCGGCCATGCACGAAGCCGTCCTCGACCAGAAGTCCTTCGCGGTGTCGGTGCTCTCGGAGCGCCAGCGGGAACTGGCCGGCTACTTCGCCGACCGCCGCCGCCCGCGCGGGCTCCAGCAGTTCGCCCCCGTCACCTGGGCGCCCGGCGCCCGCACCGGATCCCCGCTCATCACGGACGCCCTTGCCTGGCTCGAATGCTCCCTGACGGCCACCTACGACGGCGGCGACCACTCCATCTTCCTGGGCGAAGTCCTCGACATGGGGCTCAGGGACGAGCACGACGCTCTGCTGTTCTACGACGGCGCCTTCCACGGGCTGCGCGCCGAGAGAACATGACGGGCCAGGCCCCGCGAGCGCGCGGGGCCGGGTCGCTCACGGCAGCAGCGCCATCTTGCCGACCGTGGCGCGTGCCTCGACCTCCGCCAGCGCCTTGGGCCCGTCGGCGAGATCGTGGACCGTGGGCCGGCCCGCGGTGAGCACGCCCGCGCCGACGAGCGCGAACAGTTCCCCCATCACCTCGCCGAAGACCTCCGGCGCGGACTGGATCAACACCCCGAGGTTGAAGCCGATCACGTGCACCTGATGGCGGTAGACCAGGTCCCAGTTGCTGATCCGCGCCTCACCGGCGGGCAGGCCGGTCACCACGACCCGTCCGACGACGCGCTTGGCCGAGGCCAGGCTCGCCTGGAAGGTGGCGCCGCCCACCGACTCCACCACCAGGTCCACGCCCTGGGCCCCGGTCAACGCCAGTACCTCCGCCGCGAGATCGGGGCCGCGCGAGTCCAGGACGTGATCGGCGCCGAGCGCGCGTACCGTCTCGTGCTTGCCCGGCGATGCTGCCGCGATCACCGTCGCGCCGTAGTGCTTGGCCATCTTCACGGCTGCCTGGCCGGTCGCTCCCGCGGCGGCGTGGATCAGCACACTCTGGCCGGCCCGGATGCCGCCGAGCGGCTTGAGGGCGGCCAGGGCGGTGGGCCAGTTCACCATCATCCCCAGGGCCTGCTCGTCCGCCCAGCCCTGCGGCACCGGCATCACGGAGGCGGCGGACAGCACCATGTACTCCGCGAAGGCGCCGTATCCGACACCGACGACATGGTGGCCGGGCCGGGCGCCCTCGACCCCGTCGCCCACGGCCACGACCTCACCGGCTGCCTCGAAGCCCGCCAGGTAGGGCGGTTGCGGGCCGTTGTGGAAGGTGCCGCGGGACTGGGAGATGTCCGCGAAGTTGACGCCTGCCGCGCCGACGCGGATCAGGATCTCACCCGGCCCGGGCGCCGGCACCGGCGCGTCGGTGATCAGACGAAGGTCCTGCGGGCCGCTGAGCGACATCTGTCGCAAGGCGCGCATGGTGGGGGGAACGTTCATCGCAATCGGCTTCCTTGTCCAGGGGACCTGAGGGGAAGCGGACATTACTACGCATCTCCCGGAAGCCACCGCAAATGCCTGCCGCTTCACTCGTTCATGTGGTCTAGCAGGACCCCGGCGCGCGGACCGTCGAGGCGCCTCGCGGGGGCGGCTCTCCCGGCCCCCGGCCAGGTTGGCTCCGGCCGCCGTTCCAGCCGGTGTTCAGGCGGCTTTCGACCCGGAGCCGGCGCTCGGACGCGGACCGCGGAAGACGGCCCACGCCCGCTGGCGCTCGCGCTCCTCCTCGGTCGGTGAGATGTGCGGCATGGCGCACCGCAGAATCGGCGGCGCCATCAGGGACGTGGTGATCGCCACCAGGATCACGACGGTGTACGTGGTCGTGTCGAGCACGCCCACCCGGAGCCCGACCGCCGCCACGACTATCTGGATCACCCCGCGCGCGTTCATCCCGCCGGCCAGCGCCAGCGCCTCCCACTTGGTCAACCTGCTGGACAGCGCGCCCAGATACGCCCCGGCGAACTTGCCCGCAACCGCGATCAGGACCGCCGAGACGGCGGCGAGCAACGGGACCGTCCCCGACAGCGCGGTCAGGTCCACCCGGAGCCCGGCGGTGGCGAAGAACAGCGGTGCGAACACCGACACCACCATCGTCCGCAGAGGTGCGAGCCGGGCCAGGTCCGCGCTTTCCACTCTGTTCACGGAACCGACGACCAGACCGCCGAGGAAGGCGCCGAACGCCGCCTCGAAGCCCATGGCCTGGGTCGCCGCCGCGCTCAGCACGATGACGCAGACCGTGGCCGCGATCGTGGGCCCGCTCCCCGAGGACCGCCGGCACCGCGCGAGGACGCGGCGCACCAGGGGACGGGCGACGGTCGCCGTCACCAGGACGGCGAGGGCGAGCAGCCCCAGCGAGGACGCGACGGTCCCGGCGCGCACGCCGACGGTGGCCATCGCGGAGACGACCGACAGGAGCAGCCATCCGATGACGTCGTCGACCACGCCCGCGGCGATCGTCAGCTGTCCGATGTCGCGGTGCAGCAGATTCATGTCGGAGAGCGTCTTCGCGATGACCGGCAGGGCGCTCACGCACATCGCCACACCGACGAAGAGGGCGAACGTGGCCCGGTCCGTCGAGCCGCTGAGGAGCGAGCGCGGCGCCACGGCCCCGGCCGCGACGCCGGCGGCCAGCGGGATCACGAGCCCGGCGAGCCCGACACGCAGGGCGACGGTCCCCTTGCGGCGTACGAGTCCGAGATCGACCTCCATGCCCGTGACGCCGACGAGCAGCACCACGCCGAGCTGCCCGATCGCGTCCAGCAGATTGAACTGCGCGGCGGTACGGGGGAACAGCCAGGCGGTGAGGTGCGGCGCGAGATGGCCGAGCACGGTCGGCCCGAAGAGCACCCCGGCGCACAGTTCCCCCACGACCGCCGGCATGCCGAGGCGGTTGGCCAGCCGGCCGAGCAGTAGCGCGGCACACAACAGCAGGCCGACCTGAAGGAGGAGGACGAGCAGAGCGTGTGCGCCGATCGAGGGCGGTGGGGCCACGGCGGTCTCCCTGGGTCGTGTCTTCGAAGTCCCGTGCGGCCGGCGGTCTGGCACGCACGCTCGCGGCGGTGTCGTCGGTCGCCGACTCCCCCAAGGTCTCGGCTCCGTCGAACAGGGGGACCCCCATCGCGTCGACTCCCTCCTCCGCCTTGCGATCGCACGCACCAGACCCCGCCGGCCCCGCACTACGGGCGGACGACGCCACTTTGAAGACACTCCCCAGCGCGGTGAAGTTCGGCCCAGCCGCCCAGTGCCGCCCAGTGCCGCCCAGTGCCGCCCGCGCCGGGGCGGCGTACCGTGCGACCCGCCCCAGCGTGCCGGGGCGGCGCGCGGCCCCGCTTCTCATGACGTGCCCAGCCGGATCGGGCGAGCCCGAGGCCACCTTCCGCACGGTCCCGGGCGGCGCGAAACGGGTCCCTGTCCGGGGCACTCCGCACTGCACGCGCTTTCTTTGTCGATTGGACAAAAAATACCTTGACCCGCGCCCGAGGGCCGTGGGACCATTTATTCGTCGCTCGATAAAAAAAGTTGGCCCGGCCTTGAAGTCTCCGCTCGCGCGGCCACGCCGACGAGTGGACCGAGGTCCAGGGGGCCCTCGGGCCAGGCTGCCTTCCACCGCACTCCGAAGCACCCGACAGGAGACAAGAGCCATGAGCCTCGAAGGCAAGACCGTGTTGGTGACAGGGGCCAATCGCGGCATCGGCAAGGCGCTGGTCGCCGAGGCCCTTGCGCGGGGTGCCGCGCGGGTCTACGCCGGTACCCGCCAGCCCCTGACCCACGACGACGCCCGGGTGACGCCCCTGACGCTGGACATCACCGACGCCGCGCAGATCCAGGCGGCCGCCGAGCAGGTCGACTCGCTCGACGTCCTCATCAACAACGCGGGCATCATGCTGCCCGACATCCCGTTCGACCCCGCCGTCCTGGACCGACACATGGCGGTCAACTTCCACGGCACCCACGCCGTGACCCAGGCCTTCCAGGGCGCCCTGATCCGCTCCGGCGGCGCCATCATCACCATCAACTCGGCGGCCGCGCTCTCGCCCCTGCCGCCCTTCGCGTCGTACTCGATCTCGAAGGCGGCCCTGTTCTCCCTGACCCGGACGGCGCGTGCCTTCCTCGCGGGGCAGGGCGTCCGGGTCCACGCGGTCCTGGCAGGCCCCATCGACACCGACATGACGCGCCAGCTCCCCATCCCCAAGTCGTCCCCCGAATCCGCCGCGCAGGCCATCTTCGACGCGGTCGACAAGGGCGAGGAGGACATCTTCCCCGACGCCACGATGGCGCCCATGACCGACATGTGGCGCAACGGTCCGGACAAGATCCTCGAGCGGCAGTTCGCCGAGCTGGCCCAGGGTGCGCCCCCGGCGTGAGCCGGGTGCCACCCACTCGCGTGACGTAACACCAGGACCGCCCCGCCTCCGGGGCGGTCCGCACATTCCGGGCGGGGGTGGGGGGCCCGGGACACCAAACGGTCGGCTCAGCATGACCGGTGAACTCAGCACACCGCACAACCGGTCAACTCAGCACAACGGGGGTGGAACATGAAAGGCAGATTCGGATGGGCAAGAAGGGGAAGTGAGGCGCCACCACGGTGGTGGCGCCGTCGGACCGCCGTCCTCCTCGCGGCACTGGCCCTGACCGCCGTGACGGTGTCCGGGCTCCCGGACGCCTCGGCGAACGCGGCCCCGGCACCGCCCAAAGCGGCCCAGGACTGGCCGATGTTCGGCCAGAACCCCGACAACACGTCGAGCACACCGGACACCCAGAAGCACCAGGTCACGACCGCGAACGTGACCACGCTCGCGCAGAAGTGGGTGTTCACGACCGGCGGTGACGTGTCGGCGCGGGCCGCGGTCACCCATGGCGCCGTGTACTTCCCCGACTGGTCCGGCCATCTGTACGCGGTCAACGCCAAGAACGGCCACGCCCTGTGGTCCCGGGACATCCTGAAGGACTACCTGCCGGGCGTCTTCACCGACCCGCCCGCCAAGGTGGTCTCCCGCACCACGCCCTACGTCGACCTGAGCACCGACACGCTCTACATCGGCACCCAGCAGGGCGCCTGGATGCTCGCCGTCAACACCAAGACGGGCGCCCTGCGTTGGAAGGCCCAACTCGACACCCACCCCTACGCGGTCGACACCGCCGCGCCGATCGTCCACCAGGGCGTGCTCTATGTGGGCGTCTCCTCGAACGAGGAAGGCGCGGCCACCAGTCCCGGCTACCCCTGTTGCAGCTTCCGGGGCAGCGTGGTCGCGCTGAACGCGGCCACGGGAGCGTTGAAGTGGAAGACACCCGTCGTACCGGAGGGATACAGCGGCGCCGCCATCTGGAGCAGCACCATCGTCCCGGACCCGGCCAGGGGCGTCGTGTACACCACGACCGGCAACAACTACAGCACGCCCACGGCCCCCGCGTACACGTCGTGCATCAGCAACGGCGGCACGCAGGAATCGTGCACGTCTCCGGACGACCACTTCGACTCCGTCGTCGCCCTGCGCATGACGAACGGGTCGGTCGCGTGGGCACAACGTCTGTCCAGCGGTGACGACTGGAACCTGGCGTGCCTGTCCGGCACACCCGGACCCAACTGCCCCCAACCTACGGGCTCCGACTACGACTTCGGCAGCGGCGTCAACCTCTTCACCATCCAGACGGCCACCGGACCCAAGACCGTCCTGGGCGCCGGCCAGAAGAGCGGCGTCTATGCCGCCTTCGACCCCGATCGCGGGGGCGCCATGCTGTGGGCCACCCAGGTGGGGCCCGGCGGACCGCTCGGCGGGGTCCAGTGGGGATCGGCGACGGACGGCAAGCGGATCTACGTGGCCATCTCCGACTACCAGGGCGCGCCGTACGTCCTGCAACCCTCGGGCCGGCCGACGAGCCACGGCTCGTGGGGTGCGCTCGACCCGGCGACCGGCAAGATCCTCTGGCAGACCGCCGATCCGGGCGGCGCCTCCGACCAGGGACCGCTCGCCGTGACCAACGGCGTCGTGTTCGCCCCGTCCGCCGCCGGCACCGGAAACAACATGTTCGCGCTCAACGCCGAGACCGGCTCGGCCCTCTGGGGCTTCGCCTCCGGGGGATCCGTGCTCGCGGGGGCCGCGATCGTCGGCGGCACCGTCTACTGGGGTTCCGGTTACAGCAAGCTCCCCGGTCTGACCGGCAACAACAAGTTCTACGCGTTCCAGACGCGCGGCCCGCGGTCCTGACGGAGCGGGCCCGGCCACACGCCACCACCACGGCCACACCCCACCACCACGGGAGGACAGCAAGGTGATCGTCGCCCTCGGGCCGGTCATGTGGCACTCGGCTGGCCCCGGTGCCCGCCGCACGAGCGGATCCCGACAGCTGTGA
Protein-coding regions in this window:
- a CDS encoding flavin reductase family protein — protein: MADTHRTSPTGLATPGPPAPGAVARRNTDFDHKGMRRVFGRFTTGVTVVTTGGATPHGMTANSFTSVSLSPPLVLICVLREAAMHEAVLDQKSFAVSVLSERQRELAGYFADRRRPRGLQQFAPVTWAPGARTGSPLITDALAWLECSLTATYDGGDHSIFLGEVLDMGLRDEHDALLFYDGAFHGLRAERT
- a CDS encoding zinc-binding dehydrogenase — translated: MNVPPTMRALRQMSLSGPQDLRLITDAPVPAPGPGEILIRVGAAGVNFADISQSRGTFHNGPQPPYLAGFEAAGEVVAVGDGVEGARPGHHVVGVGYGAFAEYMVLSAASVMPVPQGWADEQALGMMVNWPTALAALKPLGGIRAGQSVLIHAAAGATGQAAVKMAKHYGATVIAAASPGKHETVRALGADHVLDSRGPDLAAEVLALTGAQGVDLVVESVGGATFQASLASAKRVVGRVVVTGLPAGEARISNWDLVYRHQVHVIGFNLGVLIQSAPEVFGEVMGELFALVGAGVLTAGRPTVHDLADGPKALAEVEARATVGKMALLP
- a CDS encoding cation:proton antiporter codes for the protein MAPPPSIGAHALLVLLLQVGLLLCAALLLGRLANRLGMPAVVGELCAGVLFGPTVLGHLAPHLTAWLFPRTAAQFNLLDAIGQLGVVLLVGVTGMEVDLGLVRRKGTVALRVGLAGLVIPLAAGVAAGAVAPRSLLSGSTDRATFALFVGVAMCVSALPVIAKTLSDMNLLHRDIGQLTIAAGVVDDVIGWLLLSVVSAMATVGVRAGTVASSLGLLALAVLVTATVARPLVRRVLARCRRSSGSGPTIAATVCVIVLSAAATQAMGFEAAFGAFLGGLVVGSVNRVESADLARLAPLRTMVVSVFAPLFFATAGLRVDLTALSGTVPLLAAVSAVLIAVAGKFAGAYLGALSSRLTKWEALALAGGMNARGVIQIVVAAVGLRVGVLDTTTYTVVILVAITTSLMAPPILRCAMPHISPTEEERERQRAWAVFRGPRPSAGSGSKAA
- a CDS encoding SDR family NAD(P)-dependent oxidoreductase, giving the protein MSLEGKTVLVTGANRGIGKALVAEALARGAARVYAGTRQPLTHDDARVTPLTLDITDAAQIQAAAEQVDSLDVLINNAGIMLPDIPFDPAVLDRHMAVNFHGTHAVTQAFQGALIRSGGAIITINSAAALSPLPPFASYSISKAALFSLTRTARAFLAGQGVRVHAVLAGPIDTDMTRQLPIPKSSPESAAQAIFDAVDKGEEDIFPDATMAPMTDMWRNGPDKILERQFAELAQGAPPA
- a CDS encoding PQQ-binding-like beta-propeller repeat protein; this translates as MTVSGLPDASANAAPAPPKAAQDWPMFGQNPDNTSSTPDTQKHQVTTANVTTLAQKWVFTTGGDVSARAAVTHGAVYFPDWSGHLYAVNAKNGHALWSRDILKDYLPGVFTDPPAKVVSRTTPYVDLSTDTLYIGTQQGAWMLAVNTKTGALRWKAQLDTHPYAVDTAAPIVHQGVLYVGVSSNEEGAATSPGYPCCSFRGSVVALNAATGALKWKTPVVPEGYSGAAIWSSTIVPDPARGVVYTTTGNNYSTPTAPAYTSCISNGGTQESCTSPDDHFDSVVALRMTNGSVAWAQRLSSGDDWNLACLSGTPGPNCPQPTGSDYDFGSGVNLFTIQTATGPKTVLGAGQKSGVYAAFDPDRGGAMLWATQVGPGGPLGGVQWGSATDGKRIYVAISDYQGAPYVLQPSGRPTSHGSWGALDPATGKILWQTADPGGASDQGPLAVTNGVVFAPSAAGTGNNMFALNAETGSALWGFASGGSVLAGAAIVGGTVYWGSGYSKLPGLTGNNKFYAFQTRGPRS